The Inediibacterium massiliense genome includes the window TCTACCTCCTTTAGTGTGAGTACTTCTGGAAGTCTTTTTTGTGCTTTAGGAGACTCAAGCTGAAAGGTAGGATCTTTATCCATGTATTTTTCATACACAAGATATTGACAAAAAGACCGAATAGAAGCTAAATTTCTAGCTATGGTAGAAGTAGCTTTTCCTTTTTTTTTCAAATACAGTAAATATGTGATGACCATTGTTTTATTCACTTGATCCATTTTTATAATTTCTTTTCCCTTTAAAAAATCTACAAATTGATGAATATCCCTTTTATAGGATTCTAAAGTGTTGTTAGACAGTTCTCTTTCATATTGTAAATATCGAGTAAAACCATCTAAGTAAGTATCCATAAGCTTTATCTCCTTTGTTCTATGCTTTTTATCTGATGGTAAATAAATTTTTACTTCAATAAATATTTTATCATAAAATATAGATTTTCTTTAAAATTTTTTTCTTCAATATATGAACCTGATACAAATGTACTGTTTCCACTAGGAGGTCCTCCCCTTTTTTCTATAGTCCATAGTCTTGCCAATTGATCTATAAGTTGGGGTAGTAATAATGAAAATATAATTAAAATCAATAATATTTTTACAAAAAGCCCTATAGATTTATTCATATTCCTCCTCCTCATTACATATATCCTGCAATTACCTTCATAAATACAGGTGTAATATAAGCTTCGACCACACACCCTAAAATGACAACTATAAATATAGCTCCATTAATAGTACTATAAAGAATAAACTGCTTAAATGTATTATTATGCAATGAATGAGACTTATTGAATTTTAGTCTAAGTAGCATCTTTGAAAAACTAATAGCGATCACAGATATGGCAATGATGCTAGGAATAATAAATAAATTTTGAGGAAATACAGAAGCCAGTGCAAAAGCTATTCCCTTAAGTCCAAGTTGCTCTATAAAAAATCCTACCGTAAACCCAATAATCAAACCTCTTATTCCTACCAAAATCAATATAAGAGGCATCCCAATTACTGTAACTCCTAAAATCCAAATCAGAATGACTGTTTGTAAATTGTTACTTAAAGATTGATTAAGTATTGCAAGTGATTCAATAGAATCTTTATTTAAAATTTGAAAAAATCCCTTCATGTATTGAATC containing:
- the spoIIM gene encoding stage II sporulation protein M, giving the protein MFKKFNNIALKHIQGNAMIYFFVCMFFIIGISSGAFTVKALTDPQKQELIQYMKGFFQILNKDSIESLAILNQSLSNNLQTVILIWILGVTVIGMPLILILVGIRGLIIGFTVGFFIEQLGLKGIAFALASVFPQNLFIIPSIIAISVIAISFSKMLLRLKFNKSHSLHNNTFKQFILYSTINGAIFIVVILGCVVEAYITPVFMKVIAGYM